One genomic region from Spirochaetota bacterium encodes:
- the uidA gene encoding beta-glucuronidase has translation MLYPIMTESRQVISLNGIWNFKLDQNQNDEGKGFSEKWFENSLTEPMSIAVPASFNDLHEGKDFRDHIGWMWYEKDITVPNSLRETSERILLRIDAATHKAKVYLNGKLIMEHIGGFIPFETEINQYLQKGSNRLTIAICNITDWTTLPASGMTLMDTPSGKKRVYNGMPDFYNYAGLNRSVRIYTTPRDFVQDISIVPSIKGKDGVIDYSIETVGSGSITVEVLDKNKKSVAKAAGAKGTITIPNAKLWNPGDAYLYTLRVNFGTDIYDEEFGIRTIEVKDGKFLINNKPFYFKGFGKHEDAHINGRGLNEAMYIKDFSLMKWINANSFRTSHYPYSEEIMRLADREGIVVIDECAAVAVHMNFGFSLMGGKHEKVNTWEKIQTMPQHRQAMEELVKRDKNHPCVVMWSLSNESATEEVGAKEYHQELYDLTRTLDPQKRPITIVTHMMSTPDVCQIADITDVLALNRYYSWYIFNGEIEDGRIALTKELEAWGKRCPGKPIMFTEYGADTIAGMHDTTSVAFTEEYQKEYLEMHHEVFDTFPTFIGEQIWNFADFATTQGVMRAQGNKKGVFTRDRKPKFAAHYLKDRWGSIPNFNYKK, from the coding sequence ATGCTATATCCTATTATGACAGAAAGCCGTCAAGTTATTTCATTAAATGGAATTTGGAACTTCAAACTTGATCAAAATCAAAATGACGAAGGAAAAGGGTTTTCAGAAAAATGGTTCGAAAATTCATTAACAGAACCTATGTCTATCGCTGTACCAGCATCGTTTAATGATCTACATGAAGGTAAAGATTTTAGAGATCATATAGGTTGGATGTGGTATGAAAAAGATATTACTGTTCCTAATTCTTTAAGAGAAACTTCAGAAAGAATTTTACTTAGAATTGATGCAGCTACCCACAAAGCCAAAGTATACTTAAATGGAAAATTAATCATGGAACATATAGGTGGTTTTATTCCTTTCGAAACAGAAATTAACCAATACTTACAAAAAGGTAGTAATAGACTAACTATTGCTATTTGTAATATTACTGATTGGACAACACTTCCAGCAAGTGGAATGACTTTAATGGATACTCCATCAGGTAAAAAAAGAGTTTATAATGGTATGCCTGATTTTTACAACTATGCAGGACTTAATAGATCTGTTCGTATTTATACCACTCCTAGAGATTTTGTTCAAGATATTTCTATCGTGCCTAGTATTAAAGGCAAAGACGGAGTTATTGATTATTCTATAGAAACAGTAGGATCAGGATCTATAACTGTAGAAGTATTAGATAAAAATAAAAAATCAGTGGCTAAAGCTGCTGGAGCAAAGGGGACAATTACTATTCCTAATGCAAAATTATGGAATCCTGGAGATGCTTATTTATATACTCTGCGTGTTAATTTTGGAACAGATATATATGATGAAGAATTTGGAATTCGTACTATAGAAGTCAAAGATGGCAAATTCCTTATTAATAACAAGCCTTTTTACTTTAAAGGATTTGGTAAACATGAAGACGCTCATATAAATGGGCGTGGTCTCAACGAAGCAATGTATATTAAAGATTTTTCTCTTATGAAATGGATCAATGCAAACTCATTCCGTACTTCTCATTATCCTTATTCCGAAGAAATTATGCGTTTAGCAGATAGAGAAGGTATTGTTGTTATTGATGAATGTGCAGCAGTAGCCGTTCATATGAATTTTGGTTTTTCACTTATGGGTGGAAAACACGAAAAAGTAAACACTTGGGAAAAAATACAAACAATGCCTCAACATAGACAAGCAATGGAAGAACTTGTAAAAAGAGATAAAAATCATCCTTGTGTAGTGATGTGGAGTCTCTCTAACGAATCTGCAACAGAAGAGGTAGGAGCAAAAGAATATCATCAAGAGCTTTATGATCTTACTCGTACTTTAGATCCTCAAAAAAGACCTATTACTATTGTAACTCATATGATGAGTACTCCAGATGTTTGTCAAATAGCAGATATTACCGATGTTTTGGCATTAAATAGATATTATAGTTGGTATATCTTCAATGGAGAAATCGAAGATGGGCGTATTGCATTAACTAAAGAACTAGAAGCTTGGGGGAAACGCTGCCCTGGCAAACCTATTATGTTTACTGAATATGGAGCAGATACTATTGCTGGAATGCATGATACAACTTCTGTAGCATTTACAGAAGAATATCAAAAAGAATATCTCGAAATGCATCATGAAGTCTTTGATACATTCCCAACTTTTATTGGCGAACAAATTTGGAATTTTGCGGATTTTGCAACAACACAAGGTGTTATGCGTGCTCAAGGCAACAAAAAGGGAGTCTTTACCAGAGATAGAAAACCCAAATTTGCAGCACATTATTTAAAAGATCGTTGGGGATCTATTCCTAATTTTAATTACAAAAAATAA
- the uxaC gene encoding glucuronate isomerase, giving the protein MKTFITDQFLLKNKTAEYLYHDYAKDMPIIDYHCHLSPQEIAEDKHYRSITEMWLDGDHYKWRAIRSAGFSETAITGHLGDPNHDKERFDTWAKVLPQTLGNPLYHWTHLELLRYFNIEELLTPETSDAIYKQTNHIINQDTFSAKNLVRKFNLKFIGTTDDPIDSLEYHKAIADSNFECKVSPSWRPDKALKIELNSFKDYIQKLSSVCGFSITSLSELVSALKGRASYFKKHGCTISDHGLDEFVFTRDFTENQVAHIFKKSLNNEVLSTQEIVQYKSYLLIELGQLYNQYHWVMQLHIGALRNNNTKMFNILGADCGFDSINDKNYAPELSAFLDSLNMIDSLPQTILYSLNPRDNEMLGTMVGNFQGNTPGKIQLGSGWWFNDQKDGMQKQLIALSSLGLLTQFVGMLTDSRSFLSFARHEYFRRILCNMIGSWAEEGEVPMDLNYLGTIVKDISYNNAHHYFKI; this is encoded by the coding sequence ATGAAAACTTTCATTACAGATCAATTTTTATTAAAAAATAAAACTGCAGAATATTTGTATCACGATTATGCCAAAGATATGCCTATCATTGATTATCATTGCCATTTGTCTCCTCAAGAAATAGCAGAAGACAAGCATTATCGTTCTATTACAGAAATGTGGTTAGACGGAGATCACTACAAATGGCGTGCTATTAGATCTGCCGGTTTTTCAGAAACAGCAATTACAGGGCATTTAGGTGATCCAAATCATGATAAAGAGCGTTTTGATACTTGGGCAAAAGTGCTTCCCCAAACTCTAGGAAACCCTCTCTACCATTGGACTCATCTAGAATTATTACGCTATTTCAATATAGAAGAACTACTTACACCAGAAACATCTGATGCAATTTATAAACAAACAAATCATATCATCAATCAAGATACTTTTTCTGCAAAAAATCTGGTAAGAAAATTCAATCTTAAATTTATTGGAACCACAGACGATCCTATAGATTCTCTTGAATACCATAAAGCTATCGCTGATAGTAATTTTGAATGCAAAGTATCTCCCTCTTGGCGTCCTGATAAAGCTCTAAAAATAGAGCTCAACAGTTTCAAAGATTATATTCAAAAATTATCTTCCGTATGTGGATTCTCTATCACTTCTCTCTCCGAATTAGTCTCTGCTCTAAAAGGCAGAGCTTCCTACTTCAAAAAACATGGTTGTACTATTTCGGATCATGGCTTGGATGAATTCGTATTCACCAGAGATTTTACAGAAAATCAAGTTGCTCATATTTTTAAAAAATCATTAAATAATGAAGTATTGAGTACCCAAGAAATCGTTCAATACAAAAGTTATCTGCTTATAGAATTAGGGCAACTATACAATCAATATCATTGGGTAATGCAACTGCATATAGGTGCATTACGAAATAATAATACCAAAATGTTTAATATTTTAGGTGCTGATTGTGGATTTGATTCTATCAATGACAAAAACTATGCTCCTGAATTATCTGCGTTCTTAGATTCTTTGAATATGATTGATTCTTTACCACAAACTATTCTTTATTCTCTTAATCCAAGAGATAACGAAATGCTAGGAACAATGGTAGGTAACTTCCAAGGTAATACTCCTGGAAAAATTCAATTAGGATCAGGTTGGTGGTTTAATGATCAAAAAGATGGTATGCAAAAACAATTAATAGCCTTATCTAGTTTGGGATTGTTAACACAATTTGTAGGTATGCTCACTGATTCTCGTAGTTTTTTATCATTTGCTCGCCATGAGTATTTCAGAAGAATTCTCTGTAATATGATAGGATCATGGGCAGAAGAAGGAGAAGTACCTATGGATTTGAATTATTTAGGTACTATCGTCAAAGATATCAGCTATAATAATGCTCATCATTATTTCAAAATATAA
- a CDS encoding mannonate dehydratase translates to MYMTFRWYGPNDPINLNYIRQIPKMKGIVSSLHDEATGAAWDLAKIISYKKNIESYGLNFKVIESVPVHEDIKLGQGSRDEYIDNYITTIKNLAQAGLEVITYNFMPVFDWTRTSLNTPFPDGSNALTYKHKDIMAMDPTSPDLTLPAWVKYNNQELRGLLEAYKNVDNEGLWKNLEYFLKAIAPIAHENKIKLAIHPDDPPWSIFGLPRIITNKAALERVLSIVDVPENGLCFCTGSLGISPENDCVDMVKTFASQKRIHFAHARNVSIDGDHDFSEVKHTNDVGNIDFTKILKAYFDAGFDGPIRPDHGRMIWGETGLAGYGLYDRALGATYLQGIWDAFESTK, encoded by the coding sequence ATGTATATGACATTCAGATGGTATGGACCAAATGATCCTATTAATTTAAATTATATTCGGCAAATACCAAAAATGAAAGGAATTGTTAGTTCTTTACATGATGAAGCAACAGGTGCTGCATGGGATTTGGCAAAAATTATATCTTATAAAAAAAACATTGAATCTTATGGATTAAATTTCAAAGTGATTGAAAGTGTACCTGTACACGAAGATATCAAATTAGGACAAGGCTCAAGAGATGAATATATAGATAATTATATCACTACTATCAAAAATCTTGCTCAAGCAGGTTTAGAAGTGATTACTTATAATTTTATGCCGGTATTTGATTGGACAAGAACATCACTCAACACTCCGTTTCCTGATGGATCTAATGCCCTAACCTACAAACATAAAGATATCATGGCTATGGATCCAACATCTCCAGATCTCACTCTACCAGCATGGGTAAAATATAATAATCAAGAGCTTCGTGGATTATTAGAAGCTTATAAAAATGTAGATAATGAAGGGCTTTGGAAAAACTTAGAATATTTTTTAAAAGCCATCGCCCCTATCGCACACGAAAACAAAATCAAACTCGCTATTCATCCCGATGACCCACCTTGGTCAATTTTCGGATTACCAAGAATTATAACTAATAAAGCAGCTTTAGAGAGAGTTCTTTCTATTGTTGATGTTCCCGAAAACGGTCTTTGTTTTTGCACAGGATCTTTAGGAATTTCTCCTGAGAATGATTGTGTTGATATGGTCAAAACATTTGCAAGTCAAAAACGCATTCACTTTGCACATGCCCGTAATGTAAGTATTGATGGCGATCATGATTTCTCAGAAGTAAAACATACTAATGATGTTGGAAATATTGATTTTACTAAAATTCTTAAAGCATATTTTGATGCAGGATTTGACGGTCCCATAAGACCAGATCATGGTAGAATGATTTGGGGTGAAACAGGACTTGCTGGATATGGGCTTTATGATAGAGCTTTGGGGGCTACCTACCTACAAGGTATCTGGGATGCTTTTGAATCTACAAAATAA
- a CDS encoding SDR family oxidoreductase, translating into MNIPFKVDLKDQVAIVTGAGGILCSEMAKALALCGAKVVVADRTLESAQNIVKEIENLGGEAMAVVFDVLNKDEIIKAKDEIMTKWEKIDLLINGAGGNSPLATTTMENCMPDTLSNKKEGDITFFDLPLENMRWVMDLNLFGTILPCQVFGEEMVKAQKGNIINLSSMNAFIPLTKIPMYSAGKAAVSNFTQWLATHLAPVGIRVNAIAPGFFETHQNEKLLRNEDGSYSARANKIILGTPMAKFGVPQDLIGSILFLASDEASGFISGINMPIDGGYSAYSGV; encoded by the coding sequence ATGAATATTCCTTTTAAAGTAGATTTAAAAGATCAGGTAGCGATAGTAACAGGTGCTGGTGGAATCCTATGTAGTGAAATGGCAAAAGCATTAGCGTTATGTGGTGCAAAAGTAGTTGTAGCAGATAGAACATTAGAAAGCGCTCAAAATATTGTAAAAGAAATTGAAAATCTTGGTGGAGAAGCCATGGCTGTAGTATTTGATGTTCTTAACAAAGATGAAATCATCAAAGCAAAAGATGAAATTATGACAAAATGGGAGAAAATCGATCTTCTTATTAATGGCGCTGGTGGTAACTCTCCTTTGGCAACAACAACTATGGAAAATTGTATGCCAGACACTTTATCAAACAAAAAAGAAGGCGATATAACTTTCTTTGATCTCCCTTTAGAAAATATGCGTTGGGTTATGGATCTTAATTTATTTGGAACTATTTTACCTTGTCAAGTATTTGGAGAAGAAATGGTAAAAGCACAAAAAGGAAATATTATTAATCTTTCTTCTATGAATGCTTTTATCCCTTTAACCAAAATTCCTATGTATAGTGCTGGAAAAGCTGCTGTAAGTAACTTCACACAATGGTTAGCAACACATTTAGCTCCTGTAGGGATTCGTGTAAATGCCATTGCTCCTGGATTTTTTGAAACCCATCAAAATGAAAAATTGTTAAGAAACGAAGATGGATCTTACTCTGCAAGAGCAAACAAAATTATCTTAGGAACTCCTATGGCTAAATTCGGTGTTCCTCAAGATCTTATAGGTTCTATTTTATTTTTAGCTTCTGATGAAGCAAGTGGATTTATTAGTGGAATTAATATGCCTATTGATGGTGGATATTCTGCTTACTCAGGCGTATAA
- a CDS encoding ribulose-phosphate 3-epimerase translates to MVNRTLQILPSIFAADVSKMESEIEKIKQHDIQMIHYDVMDNHFVPNISFGPLFIQQIIQSTPNIKADIHLMIDLPGHWETYLDLNPSVLTVHLEAGNPILIKSILQQIRSKNILAGISIKPTTPITVLKEFLGEFDLLLIMSVEPGFSFQSFIPESVIKIQEARKLCGDNIIIQADGGISQKNILELKKAGLDWFVMGGGFFKEANIQSMCQSLLS, encoded by the coding sequence ATGGTCAATAGAACATTACAAATTTTACCTTCTATTTTTGCAGCCGATGTTAGTAAAATGGAATCTGAAATAGAAAAAATTAAACAACATGATATTCAAATGATCCACTATGATGTTATGGACAATCATTTTGTGCCTAATATTTCTTTTGGACCATTATTTATCCAACAAATAATTCAATCAACGCCTAATATCAAAGCTGATATTCATTTAATGATTGATTTACCAGGACATTGGGAGACATATTTGGATTTAAATCCTTCTGTACTAACAGTACATTTAGAAGCTGGTAATCCCATTCTGATTAAATCAATACTACAACAAATAAGATCCAAAAATATTCTTGCTGGCATATCTATAAAACCAACAACTCCTATCACCGTGCTAAAAGAATTCTTAGGTGAATTTGACCTTTTATTGATTATGAGTGTAGAACCTGGATTTTCTTTTCAATCCTTTATTCCAGAATCTGTTATCAAGATTCAAGAAGCGCGCAAATTATGTGGAGATAATATTATTATCCAAGCTGATGGTGGTATTTCACAAAAAAATATATTAGAATTAAAAAAAGCTGGATTAGATTGGTTTGTAATGGGTGGTGGATTTTTTAAAGAAGCAAATATACAATCTATGTGCCAATCTTTATTATCTTAA